The Trinickia caryophylli genomic sequence CGCGGCCCATGCGGTAGGCGCGCGTGCCGTCGCGCGTCCACACGCCGGCGCCCAGACCGAAGTACGTGTCGTTCGCAAGCTCGATCGCGTGGGCTTCGTCCTTGAACGTCATCACCGAGGCGACGGGCCCAAAGATCTCCTCCTGGAACACGCGCATCTTGTTGTTGCCGAGCAGCATCGTCGGCATCACGTAGTAGCCGCTGCCGAGGCCCTCGGCCGGGCTGCGGCGCTCGCCGCCCGTCAGGCACTGCGCGCCCTCCCCGCGGCCGATGTCGATGTAGGAGAGAATCTTGTCGAGCTGCTGCTGCGAGGCCTGCGCGCCAATCATCGTCGACGGATCGAGCGGGTGCCCCGCCTTGATGTTCTGCACGCGTGCGATCGCCTTCTCGATGAAGCGCTCGTAGATCGATTCCTGGATCAACACGCGCGAGGGGCACGTGCAGACTTCGCCCTGGTTCAGCGCGAACATCGCGAGGCCCTCGAGCGCCTTGTCGAGGAACGCATCGTCGCGATCGAGCACGTCGGCGAAGAAGATGTTCGGGCTCTTGCCGCCCAACTCGACCGTGGTCGGAATCAGCGTCTCGGCCGCCGCGCGCATGATGTGCTTGCCCGTGGGCGTCGAGCCCGTGAACGCCAGCTTCGAGATGCGCTTGCTCGTGGCGAGCGCCTCGCCCGCCTCCCGGCCGAAGCCATTCACGATGTTGATCACGCCGGCCGGGAACAGATCGCCGATGATCTGCATCAGCACGAGGATCGAGGCCGGCGTCTGCTCGGCCGGCTTCATGACGACGCAGCAGCCGGCCGCGAGCGCGGGCGCGAGCTTCCACGCCGCCATCAGCAGCGGGAAGTTCCACGGGATGATCTGGCCGACGACGCCCAGCGGCTCATGGAAGTGATAGGCGACGGTGTTGTCGTCGATCTCCGAAATCCCGCCTTCCTGCGCGCGGAGGCAGCCCGCAAAGTAGCGGAAGTGGTCGACGGCGAGCGGCAGGTCTGCCGCCATCGTCTCGCGCAGCGGCTTGCCGTTGTCGATCGTCTCCGCCACGGCCAAAAGCTTCAGGTTCCTCTCCATGCGATCGGCTGCCGCGAGCAGCAGATTCGCGCGATCGGTCGTCGACGTCTTGCCCCAGGCGCGGCGCGCCTTGTGCGCGGCATCGAGCGCGAGTTCGACATCGGCCGCGGCCGAACGGGGAATGCGACAGAACGGCTTGCCGTTGATCGGCGAGACGTTTTCGAAATACTCACCGGCCACGGGCGGCACCCACTTCCCGCCGATATAGTTCTCGTATTGCTGAACGTACGGGTACTCGATGTCCAGTCCCAGGCTCTTGAGGTCGAACATATCCATCGCGTGTCTCCTTGAATCGAAAATTTGTTCACAGCGCCAGCCGGCTGTGGCACCCATCAAGGCAACATGTGTGCCACACGCTCGGTAGCGGCAGGCGCCGTGACCGGAGCCGCACGCCCGCGCAAGACTGTTCCAATTCGCATCACTCCTGTAGCGATACTGAACAGTTGCTGTCCATGGGACGGCCTCGCGCGGCGCGTGCCGGCGTTCACTGTTGCGGGCCCGCGTTGAGCGGCGTTGCCGATGCCTTCGCGACGTCGGCCGTCAGCTTCTCGGCCTTGGGCCGATAGCCGTTCGAGCTCAGCAGGAACGCCATGATGTCGGCGTAGTCCTGCGGCTTGAGCTTGCCGGGACGATCCGCGGGCATGTTCGTCGACATGTAGCCGAAGATCCCGCCGATCGTCAGGTGCGAGTTGCTGGCCGGTGCGAACGCCGGCCCTGTCAACGCCGGCGCCGTCACGCCCTCGAGCTTCGCCCCGTGGCATTTCGCGCAGGCGTTGGCATACAGCTTCTTGCCGTGCGACACCTGCACGGCATCGAACGACGGCGCCTCCGAGGGCGGCTGCGCCGACACTCGAACGAACGCGCCGCGCCCCCCGGCTCCCAATACGGCCGGCATGATGCCTGCCCGCGGCAGGCCGTCGCCCGGCACCGCTTGCGCCCGGCCTGCGTGGCTCGCAGCGGCTTGCAGGCCCACCGGCATGTCCCATTCGCGCGTGAGGGCGGCCAGGCGTCCATCGGCCCGCATCGCGCTCAGCGCGCGATCGAGGCGGGCGCCGAGCGCCGCATGCCGCGCCGCGATCGCGAAGACGAGATGCCAGTCGGCATAAGGCGACTGCGTGGCCGCAACGTCGAACCGTAGTTGCGGATGCGCCTGCCGATAGGCCACGACGGCCGGATACCAAACGAT encodes the following:
- a CDS encoding aldehyde dehydrogenase family protein; translated protein: MDMFDLKSLGLDIEYPYVQQYENYIGGKWVPPVAGEYFENVSPINGKPFCRIPRSAAADVELALDAAHKARRAWGKTSTTDRANLLLAAADRMERNLKLLAVAETIDNGKPLRETMAADLPLAVDHFRYFAGCLRAQEGGISEIDDNTVAYHFHEPLGVVGQIIPWNFPLLMAAWKLAPALAAGCCVVMKPAEQTPASILVLMQIIGDLFPAGVINIVNGFGREAGEALATSKRISKLAFTGSTPTGKHIMRAAAETLIPTTVELGGKSPNIFFADVLDRDDAFLDKALEGLAMFALNQGEVCTCPSRVLIQESIYERFIEKAIARVQNIKAGHPLDPSTMIGAQASQQQLDKILSYIDIGRGEGAQCLTGGERRSPAEGLGSGYYVMPTMLLGNNKMRVFQEEIFGPVASVMTFKDEAHAIELANDTYFGLGAGVWTRDGTRAYRMGREIEAGRVWTNCYHLYPAHAAFGGYKQSGIGRETHKIALSNYQQTKCLLVSYDAKPLGFF
- a CDS encoding c-type cytochrome gives rise to the protein MNTNLTRLAATSIVALAATLADAPANAAVRVCMFDGSPSSVVDRAVAREAFKAARIDASFVADAIAGGDDDGVSLKELRRALTRRCDVIAGFPRSSVADATSPDLVFSRGYLRAGYVSVQEASAGNAPGAAGAREGVVAATYGSPAQLIAVQARGVKLDLENTPALTVAAVAEGRAQRAIVWYPAVVAYRQAHPQLRFDVAATQSPYADWHLVFAIAARHAALGARLDRALSAMRADGRLAALTREWDMPVGLQAAASHAGRAQAVPGDGLPRAGIMPAVLGAGGRGAFVRVSAQPPSEAPSFDAVQVSHGKKLYANACAKCHGAKLEGVTAPALTGPAFAPASNSHLTIGGIFGYMSTNMPADRPGKLKPQDYADIMAFLLSSNGYRPKAEKLTADVAKASATPLNAGPQQ